In the Sorghum bicolor cultivar BTx623 chromosome 4, Sorghum_bicolor_NCBIv3, whole genome shotgun sequence genome, CCTTATATACGTCGGGTGGagaagctgccatagtcttaTTTTTGCTACTGGAGGCTCTAGGGAGGTCAATCTGTCCTTCTCACATGTGAATTGTGTTTTTATGCATGGCTTGGTCTTATTTCCACCTCCATGTTGCAGATACTATTCATTCACAATGTGGTACTATAAGTAATGCGACACTTTTACTTCACCTTTTAAAACGGGTCTTGTTTTCTCTATCTTATCCTATCGTACGGGTGGAGAAACCCTATCCTTATATACGTTGGGTGGAGAAGCCGTCATAGTCTTATTTTTGCTACCGGAGGCTCTAGGGAGGTCAATCTGTCCTTCTCACATGTGAATTGTGTTTTTATGCGTGGCTTGGTCTTATTTCCACCTCCATGTTGCAGGTACTATTCATTCACAATGTGGTACTATAAGTAATGCGACACTTTTTACTTCACCTTTTAAAACGGGTCTTGTTTTCTCTATCTTATCCTATCGTATAGGTGGAGAACCCCCATCCTTGTATACGTCGGGTGGAGAAGTTGTCATAGTCTTAGTTTTGCTACCGGAGGCTCTAGGGAGTTCAATCTATCCTTCTCACATGTCAATTGTGTTTTTATGCATGGCTTGGTCTTATTTCCACCTCTATATTATAGGTACTATTCATTcacaatgtgatactatcagtaATGCAAGGCTTAGAAGGACTTGAGCTTTGTTGGGCTACCTAATGTGACTGGCCCAGTAACCAAGGAGAAATTTAATTTGTGGTTTCTAATTATCTGAAAAAAAATCCATATAGCACGAAGACCAGATGGAACTTATTACGCGGGAAGATTGTCCAAAACAAAACTTTTTCTCGCATCTGTTAATCCACCCGTGTCCAACTCAGCTAACTAtcatgttcaaaaaaaaaaaactcagctAACTATCGTAATAACTGTCCCCCATGTCAATACCTCACTGATGTGCTTCACTAAGTCACAAGGACTCGATAGCACGCAGCAAAGGGATGGATCCCGTAACCATCCCTTAGtcacactaaggccttgtttacttcccaaaaaatttcaagattccccgttacatcgaatcttgtggcatatgcatagagtattaaatttagacaaaaacaaaaactaattacacagtttgcctgtaaatcgcgagatgaatcttttgaccctaattagtctattattggacaatatttaccacaaacaaacgaaagtgctacagtatccaaaatccaaaatttttaccaactaaacaaggcctaagcttgACCATGACAGACACGTTAGGGAGATTGAGTTATATACGTTTGCATCTTATACATATAAGATGTAAGATCATGTAACGATGGAGGGCTCATATACATGAAGTTCAGATCGAACGGTTATTACACAGGGagattatataaaaaaaactcaCTTTTTTATAGTGTGATATAATTTTCTATGTatagccgcaagattcgatgtgacgaaaaattttaaaaagtttttagattttgactgtaactaaacaaggtctaggcATCGGAGAGTTCTAGTGACCCACGGATCAGAGAGCTTTGGTGCAACCACGTGGACTAGCTGTTGCAGCTGACCACGGGAGGGTTCTAAACTCTGGCATGGAGCTCTGGTGCACCACCTAGAGCTCCAGTGAATGTGACAACTCCACAGAGTCTTGCAACATCCTCTATGTACCATAGCTTTGGTGTGAGCACTCAACAGTATTGTAATGTAAGGTGAGGGCTTCACGGCCCTTCAGCCTGAAATAAAAATTTACACATATATAACTACTAGcaaaaatgcccgtgcgttgcaacgggagatatACAATTTATTGATCCGTACTCATGCTAATTATCACAACCAAAGACACGAAATTAATCAAGCTTAAATATCTTTTTATTCCACTTTAAGATGCTTCACAAAATATACAATCATTCTTGCTTATACAATTATGTTTGGTACGTCAGCCATTAGAGTACATAATAAGTTTCACCTCCCTTATCTAACTTGTCCAAAATAAATAGCCAAGCACGTGCACACTCGCAAAACAATATGCATATTAGACCTAGAATTTACAAATACATGATCATCTAGTAAGGAATATTACATTTTAGATTAATTTAAGGAATATTACATTTTACAAATACTGATTGCAGCATAAATGACTAAGGGGTGTTCCATAATATATAGTTTATGAATTAGTTTGGTCATATCAGGAACTCTATTTTCAGTAGTAATCATAAAAGGTACATTTAAGATCTTGTATCGTTCATTAAACTAAAAATTAGGATATGAAACAACCCATTAGAAACATCACGACCAGATTTATTGGACTCATCATTGTCCACAAGCTCTAGACCAAGGCTTGATATCACCTCCTGCATGAAACCCTCAACGTGGCTATCAGGTTGTCCTGATCCATGGAAGCATGCAGGTATCCCATGATTTGCAAGTTTCAGGTACTAAACATGCATTAACTAATCAAGGGTGATATGAGCACCATGATCTTTGTTGTTAGTGTAGCTAGGATCTAAAAACAAAGGGACTTTCCTGCCAGTAGAGTTATCCATGTGAGAAAAGGAGGCCAAAACTGCTATTCATGTGGAGGAAAAATGATAAACTACAAAATATAAAAAGGGCATTACAGAAAACGTACCTACCTATTTGTCACTGCTAGGACGAGACAATCCCTATGAACAAACCAGGCATCGACTTCCTTTATCCCGTACAGTAAGGCCAAAACATGGTCTCTCTCTGAGTACTCGCTGGCTCCGGCGTTGTCGATGTTGCCATGGTTAAGCTGCCGCTCTGACGATTTGACGTCGAGTAGTACACCCAGCCGTCCGATGCATGAGAATATGACTCCTGTGGCCTGCATGTTGCCCGCAACTGGAAGCCCCAAACGATGGTTCTTCCTCCACGGCTGTCGGCGGTCGTCCGTTCTTTCTTTCCTTGGAGCTCCTCAGCCCTGTGCGCAAATGAGAGGAGCGGTGAGGCTCCGCACGGACAGGAGGAGCGACGGCCTCGGTCCTGCACGTGCACGTGAATAGGAGGAGCGGCGACCTCGCCCCTATGCGCGGACGGGAGGAGTGGCGGCGCTGTGGGCGGATGGTAAGGGGATGTCTCGCGTGCAGCGCCAGCGCGGTATGGCACCGCGAGACAGGAGCGATGATGGCGTGGGAAGGAAACGTTGCGGTGGCCTTGGAAGGAAATAAAGAATAGACATACTCGTGCGGACAGATACCTGGTGGCAGAAGAAAGTTttgggcagactgaaattttcacaatttagtagTAGGTATAGATATCTATGCATAAAATTTTATATCCATACCTATACCGATCCAATTCAATACCTTCAAGTATAGTTATCATGTCTCTGGTCACAATATAGTCTTGTGCTGCAGGCTTTTGCTGTGATATTACTAAATAATTATGTGTCATTCATTTAATTAGATCCGATGGTTATTATTTTGGAAGGAGGCGACCGTGTGGTGACAGTGTTTTCGACATGGAGCAGGAGTCGGAGCGGTGCGTGCACGAACGGCGAGCCGTTTTTGACGGCCCAAGATTTCATGCAATTTTGGCGGGTTTTGTCCCAtacaatatatattaaaaaacaaATTTTATTGTACATAAGAGTACGTGGTCATGATAGTATATCAAATAAATATGACCACATATTCAATGTATACTTACGTAATACTACCTCAGtgatatgatcatatacttcatGTACACGCACGCTTCATCGGTCGTATACACTTGATCTTGAGATACTACAAATacatgtatgagagaatagatagcTGCTTACTGCAGCTTGTTGCTCGGTCTCCTGTAGTCAAGACCAGGTGCCCGGACATGGAGCATTCCTTGTTTGTCCTCCTCGATGAGGAAGGGCATGTAGGTACCAAAAATCCTATCCCACACCACGAAGAAGAGTTGAGAGTAGTTGCAGTTGCCACCACGTAGCTGGTGGTGCACGTCGTGGTACGCCGCGTTGTTAAAGATGCTGATGCGATCCCAGCTGGGCAACAACGACATGCCGCAGTGGTTGTCGATGACCTTGACGGTGCAGagcgagaagaagaagatggaagCCCTCGGCGACATGCCGGACACCAGGAAGGCAGTCGTGCCACCAACGGTGTCAGTGACGAAGCTCTCGAGGGGATGTCCGTATAGAGCTCCGAAGGAGTAGGTAACCACGAGACGGTGGTGCCATGAGTGGAGGTTCCGGTAGAGGAACCTGTTGGCGTGCAGGATTCGATGCGTCCCGAACTGCCACAAGTCGAACCAGACCATGCCCACTAAGATTTGGCTGGCAAACTTCAGATACGAGGTTGTTTTTGCACTACTACTGGCGCCCTCTTCTTTGCCCTGTATATATCCGGCCAATTAGATTCAACAAAAATAGCTTGTTCATTACAGTTGTCACAAACACCGCATAGTATATATGCTGGCACGCAATGCAATAATATAATGATCTTAAGCATCATGCATATAGTATATACTACGCACGCACACGCACGTACCTTGAACATCGTCATCACCATGGTCACCGTGGCAACCTGCACGATCTGCAGAGTGAGGACGTTGCTGATGACTTGTCGCTTCGACACATGGTTCTTGCTGTCTTCATGGCTGCTTGGATGCAGCCTGTATTTGGTCAGATACCTAGACTGCCCAAGCATTGCATGCAGGCCACAATACGCCCAATATACCACGATGGGCACCACGACGGCCAAAACTTCGTCAGAGAGTAGTAGTAGCTCCATTTGCTTGCTGTGTTCGAATAGATCGACGTATGTACATGCATGTGCTATGCAGGTACTGATGTGGGTGTCGATCTTGCTACTGGAACGTCTCTCTATATATACAATATACTCTTTGCTCTCCTGACTTCTATGCGTATACCAGGAAGGACCGACGACAATTATTTGACGCGACTGGGTCCGTAAATGTCACCACTATTattatttgtatatatatactacatGCGTTAAGTTCCAGACTAGGTAGGTACGTGTACAGGTGCTTTGTTGTTGCATTGCCTTTCTGTGTCGTGATGTACGTTGTACGGTGAGACCAGGGACTTGGCTCACTTAATGCGTATACCAGGTTGGACTAAGAGCCATGCGCAAAGCTTGGTCCGTATATACATGCGTGTAGACTTATTTAGGCCCCCGGATAATTTAGCAACGAAACAATTCCCGATGAAAACGGTATGAATATATTTTCCAACTGTATATCCATTTAAAGTGTTTTAGATGCGTTTGTGTCCGAGTTAGGACATTTAACATCTGATATCATACAGATActaaaatcgtatatttataatGTCGATGTCATCGAATCATATCCTATCTGGTATGCTTGACgcttatccgtattcgaatcggAATTCGGacagaaatatgaaaataaatataataTCAGTGATATCTATCCGTATTCGATCCATTTTTATCCATACTTGCGAGATCAAATAGGTAGAATTATCCCTACCAAACGGGGGTCAGGTAAGAAATGTTTCACTCCAGAGAAAATTTCTCGTTTTTATGCCTAGTAAGGAGAAACGCCGGATATATTAGCTGGTTTTCGCGTGATTCTGATTCTTGTCCACCTTCTATATTAGCAACCATAATTTATTTAGTTAATTAATTTTAAGTGAAATAGGTTTAAAATAGGTTGTATTTAAGTTGCTCTCTGGCCACAAAaaaatctatattttttcaaagaataattttattttatgatcTTTTTATTTAATTCGCTACCAGCCAAATGGTTTCACGAAATGGTTTCGATTCGTTACGAGGAACATTTCCTAACGAGATTGTTTCCTTGATATGTTTCTTTTTGACATATTGGACAGGTCTACTTAAGGAAGGTCTCAAAGAGCAGGTGATTCAAGGGGTTGAGGTGGTGAAATCTATGGTGCTCTATTTCCACAATCAAGATTTACAAACACGTGCACATGAGGAGCATCAGATGGCGACTTTCGCTGGATAGAGAAAATCCTTTTGTCGACTAGGGAGAGCTTCAGTTAGCTGGGTTGAAACTCCTGTTGTCGGCTAGGCTTCTTCGGTGTTCATTTTGTCGTGGTCGGATATTGTTCCGCTATTGTTTTGTTGCTGCATTCGTCGGTGGACGGCGTGGCTTAGCCTTGGCTGAGCGCGTTTTTGGGGTGTTTCAAGCATGTGTTCCCTCAGTGATCATATGTCTGATTCTATAGTTAGATGTTTTTGTTTGGATCAAACATTGACTTTGTAATTTCGTTGCCTTGGTAATGAAATTCGGTTTACCGGTGTGGAAAAAAAAACGAGGAACATACTTGAGAGAATCTAGATCAGAAACATTACTACTACGAGAATCTAGATCCCTATCAAACACATGTTTAAGAAGATCGTTGTAAACTAACTTACCTGGTTATTAGACATGACTATAGATCCGTCTGGATACACATGACTAATTACTAGTTGGACTAAGGTTGGCTGGCTAGTTGGCTAACAACGATTGAAAACTTGGCTAAAAAGTTGTTTATTTATTAATACTTCTGTTTAGATGCATTAGAGCtgatttaaataaaaaatagctAGCTAATAATTAGCTCGTGGTATCAAAATGTGCCATGTGTATCGATCACCACTAAAGGTAACAAACAGGTTGGCTGATATACGGGTTGAGTAAATACTATTCACGAATTGTTTTTAATAGGTCAAATTTCATACCCGTCGATGAACGAATTAAAGCTGGTCCATGAATCTTGTAGTTTGGTCTTGGCATACATGACCGGTGATCTGGATCGAGCTTAGCTTGTGCTAACTACGACTGTGAAAGTTTTATCAAGTCATCGCCATTTTCAAAGCGGGACAGGTGTAACATTTTCGGCCGGGTCAGCCCATTTTGACGAGACCAAGTAAACAATTATGCACGTACTGTACAATAACATTATATTTCCGGATGTGCTCTATCGCTAAAAGCTTCAACTCctataatttgaaatatttttaaatttaaccAACTTTATGAAAAGAGTATTCATATCTATGATACAAAATgaatatcttatgaaaatatattctatgataaatgtaATAGTATATCTtaacatttttttctagaaattcggttaaagttttaaaagtttgacttaggacaaatttAGAAGTTGAAGCTTTCAAAGAAATCGACTTTTTTAGAAATTCgatcaaagttttaaaagtttgacttagtacAACTTTAGAAGTTGAAGTTTCCGGAGACAGAGATGAAATGGTAGTTTATTTACCTACTAGCATCTTGTGTCCTACGTACTACTCCAATGGCTGCTAAGGGAATCTGCTTAATATATGGAAGAAGGGTAGGCTGCCAAGTGCCAAgggaattttaatgaatggctGCTAATCAAGGCAATCTGCTTAATCATCGAATGGCTGCAAGGTAGCACGGCAGGCCCGGTGGCTGCTATGTGTCCTGCACTTAGCAGCCATGTTCCTGTCCTCGTGAATGGAAACAGAAACATAAACTTAGGCGCCGTTCGGTTAGCATGTTCCGGGCCGGGTTTGGGCAGGAATGGTTCCCGCGCTActcaaaatactgaagagatGACAGGCCAGGAATGGTTCCGGGGTAGGATCATTGATAACCGAACGAGGCCTTAGAATGCTATTTTATAGTATAGGAACGGGAACATTCACATTTTGAGAACGTAGACGTCCTCCAAACGTGAAAGGAACGGAGGGTGATGTTGCCGTTCGACTCCTGCACCTTCCCCACGTCAGGTGGGACTCCTTCCTCTCTCCAATTAGGCCGGCCCCTAGACTAGATACCGGGCCGTCGCTGTTGTGGGCCCAGCCCACCGAGTGGTCGAAAGCCCATTTACGGACCAAAAAGCCCAGTGACCAGCGCCGCCTGCGTCGCCCGCTATAAAGCGCTAGGGTTTTACGACTCGCCTCCTCCACGCCGCCACTCCTCCCAACTCGACAAACGCCGCGCCTCCGCCTCGAACCCTAGCCGAGCGGAGCAAGCAAGGAAATGGTACGTgttcgccgccgacgccgccgccccCTGCGCCTCCGTGCGTGCGTCCGCTAACGTGATGTTGTTTCTGTGGCTCGCAGGGCAAGGGTACGGGCAGCTTCGGCAAGCGCCGCAACAAGACGCACACGCTGTGCATCCGCTGCGGCCGCCGCAGCTTCCACCTCCAGAAGAGCACCTGCTCCTCCTGCGGCTACCCCGCCGCCCGCATCCGCAAGTGTAAGATCCGCCGTCCCGCTTCTTCTTTCTCTAACTCCGCTTTCCCCCGCCTTCTAGATCTAGCCAGTTTAGTTTTGTCCTGTGATGCTGCTCCGTGTTGCCATACATCTAGATGGCCAAACAGTGTGATTTGGTATGTTTTATTATGTACTTAACTAAACTGGGCGAGCTTTTCGACACTCTCACTTATGCAGTAGGGTTAGTGCTTGTAGCCTTCTGTTCATTATTATGCTACCGGCTTATGTGCTTTCTGCTTAATGTGCTGCTGAATTCGTTACTGCGGGAAATGATGAATAAAACATTGGTCCGTGTTTCTGATTATACTTGACTGACAACAATGTTTTTCCTAACTGATCCCAATTTGCCAATTGCTGATTTTGTGGTACTTTAGAACAGCTGATTCGGATGAACCATGTTATATGCACTGCTGTTCATTCCTTGTATGTCTGGGCATTGCCCTCATTTACATACCTCATTGTATGTACTTTTTTTGTACCTGTTCATGCCCTGATATTGTTAACTAACTACTGAATGAAAGCTATGATGTATCATGAAAATTATATTCGCATGTCAGACTTCAGAGATGCATTGGCATTAATGAGAAGATGTTTCATGTTCTGAGCGTCAGCTTAATAACTTCTGAATTTGATGGGTCACTGGTTTCTTATTCAAA is a window encoding:
- the LOC8066507 gene encoding sphinganine C4-monooxygenase 2, translating into MELLLLSDEVLAVVVPIVVYWAYCGLHAMLGQSRYLTKYRLHPSSHEDSKNHVSKRQVISNVLTLQIVQVATVTMVMTMFKGASSSAKTTSYLKFASQILVGMVWFDLWQFGTHRILHANRFLYRNLHSWHHRLVVTYSFGALYGHPLESFVTDTVGGTTAFLVSGMSPRASIFFFSLCTVKVIDNHCGMSLLPSWDRISIFNNAAYHDVHHQLRGGNCNYSQLFFVVWDRIFGTYMPFLIEEDKQGMLHVRAPGLDYRRPSNKLQ